One Candidatus Planktophila limnetica DNA segment encodes these proteins:
- a CDS encoding TraR/DksA family transcriptional regulator, with protein MPKKPLKKAVKKASKSAAKKVAKKPAKKAPTKKVAKKAPAKKAPAKKVAAKKAPAKAVKKNPGRPFPSKTTLTVDEKSQTVSVKTISAPANTPVVEERRLVMPPPARPIKSGKKVAPLKPIKQAPVPIVVSESESAWNAAELKAIRSELAKELLRLQADLAAVEKEMDALIADAGDGAGDDQADAGTKTFEREHEMSLVINARDMVLQTERALDRIDTKTYGNCEECGSPIGKARLQVFPRATLCMLCKQKEERR; from the coding sequence GTGCCTAAGAAACCTCTGAAGAAAGCTGTGAAAAAAGCGTCTAAGAGTGCTGCGAAAAAGGTAGCAAAGAAGCCTGCTAAAAAAGCTCCTACTAAAAAGGTTGCCAAGAAAGCACCGGCAAAAAAGGCTCCTGCAAAGAAAGTTGCTGCAAAGAAAGCACCTGCCAAAGCAGTAAAGAAAAATCCTGGTCGCCCATTTCCTTCAAAGACAACGTTGACCGTGGATGAAAAATCTCAAACAGTCAGCGTTAAAACTATTTCGGCGCCCGCTAATACCCCAGTTGTTGAAGAGCGCAGACTCGTTATGCCACCTCCTGCGCGTCCTATAAAGAGTGGAAAGAAAGTTGCGCCCCTAAAGCCAATTAAGCAGGCACCTGTGCCAATTGTTGTATCAGAGAGTGAATCAGCATGGAACGCCGCAGAACTTAAAGCGATTCGCAGTGAGTTAGCAAAAGAGCTTCTACGCCTACAAGCAGATCTAGCAGCAGTTGAAAAAGAGATGGATGCTCTGATTGCAGATGCTGGAGATGGCGCTGGAGATGATCAGGCTGATGCTGGAACCAAGACTTTTGAACGTGAACATGAGATGTCACTTGTGATTAACGCACGTGACATGGTTTTACAGACAGAGCGCGCCCTTGATCGCATTGATACAAAAACATATGGCAATTGCGAAGAGTGCGGTTCGCCAATTGGTAAGGCACGTCTGCAAGTTTTCCCACGCGCAACACTCTGCATGCTCTGCAAGCAGAAAGAGGAACGGCGCTAA
- the ileS gene encoding isoleucine--tRNA ligase yields the protein MVFRPISAQIDLAAMEHSILDFWRTNLIFEKSVSGREGAPTWTFYEGPPTANGMPGTHHIEARVFKDVFPRFHTMKGKQVVRKAGWDCHGLPVEIAVEKELGFNGKGDIEKFGIAQFNDKCRESVTRHVDAFTAMTNRMGFWVDFDQAYWTMAPAYVESVWWSLAQIHKKGLLVQDHRVAPYCPRCGTGLSDHELAQGYETVTDPSVFVRFPITSGPLKEIGAALLVWTTTPWTLVSNTAIAVNPKVNYVIAKVTHEQTSEVLVIAEALLDKLQGEVEILKTVLGKDLERTTYSRPFDFVEIPDAHFVVLADYVTTEDGTGLVHQSPAFGADDLQVCRAYGLPVVNPVAPDGHFLADVELVGGMFFKDADKPLVKELKARGLLYRHQPYEHSYPHCWRCHTALIYYAQPSWYIRTTSIKDELLRENAATNWYPETIKTGRYGDWLNNNIDWALSRNRYWGTPLPIWRCENKHEVCIESLADLGARAGQELSSLDPHRPFVDDITFACTECSETMVRVPEVIDCWYDSGAMPFAQWGYPHQEGSKEKFEASYPADFICEAIDQTRGWFYTLMTIGTLVFDKSSYENVLCLGHILDKDGRKMSKHLGNVLEPMALMDQHGADAVRWYMLAAGSPWSARRVGHDAISDVVRKTLLTYWNTISFHSLYAQASNFDLSQSPPRSTRPVMDRWIISELSILINEVESCLSNFDSQGAGKVLAQFIDDLSNWYVRRSRRRFWDGDVAALATLHECLSTLTQLLAPMVPFISEHVWQELVRPVDPTVADSVHLSDFPVANPSDIDTQLSAQVGLTRRIVELGRAARAESGIKIRQPLQRALIAASGWAALPADMREQIADELNVADLADIADADGDLVDISVKANFRTLGAKFGGQVQEISKAIAAMDATTLVKTLRAKGSADVATWSIELDDLVITEVPRTGWMVASHEAESVALDLTLTPELIAAGNVREVIRFIQEARKTNGFDISDRIRISWNAPDEIANAVDAARDHISAEVLATEFTRDAGLATLEGELGFNAKLQKS from the coding sequence ATGGTATTTCGCCCGATTTCAGCCCAGATCGATCTTGCCGCAATGGAGCACTCGATCCTTGATTTCTGGCGCACCAATCTAATCTTTGAAAAATCTGTCAGTGGCCGAGAAGGTGCACCGACGTGGACTTTCTATGAAGGTCCTCCCACTGCAAACGGAATGCCTGGAACGCACCATATTGAAGCGCGCGTATTTAAAGATGTATTCCCGCGTTTTCACACTATGAAAGGCAAGCAAGTAGTTCGCAAAGCTGGATGGGATTGTCACGGTCTGCCTGTTGAAATTGCTGTAGAGAAAGAGCTGGGCTTTAACGGCAAAGGCGACATCGAAAAATTCGGTATTGCCCAATTCAATGACAAGTGCCGTGAATCAGTAACTCGTCACGTTGATGCATTTACTGCCATGACTAATCGCATGGGTTTTTGGGTTGATTTTGATCAAGCGTATTGGACGATGGCACCTGCATACGTTGAAAGTGTTTGGTGGAGTCTTGCTCAGATTCATAAAAAAGGATTGCTCGTTCAAGATCATCGCGTTGCACCATATTGTCCGCGTTGTGGAACAGGATTATCTGATCACGAATTAGCACAAGGCTATGAAACTGTGACAGATCCATCTGTCTTCGTTCGCTTTCCTATTACATCTGGTCCACTAAAAGAGATAGGCGCAGCCCTTCTTGTCTGGACAACTACGCCATGGACTCTGGTTTCAAATACTGCCATTGCCGTAAATCCCAAGGTTAATTACGTCATCGCCAAAGTTACCCATGAGCAAACTTCAGAAGTACTTGTGATTGCAGAAGCTCTGCTGGATAAATTACAAGGTGAGGTGGAAATCCTTAAAACCGTACTCGGCAAAGATCTTGAGCGAACTACATATTCCAGACCTTTTGATTTTGTTGAGATTCCTGATGCGCACTTCGTTGTCTTAGCCGATTATGTGACCACTGAAGATGGAACAGGATTAGTCCACCAATCCCCCGCATTTGGCGCAGATGACTTACAGGTTTGTCGTGCCTATGGATTACCAGTTGTTAATCCAGTTGCACCTGATGGGCATTTCTTGGCAGATGTTGAACTAGTCGGTGGAATGTTTTTTAAAGATGCCGATAAGCCATTAGTCAAAGAGTTAAAGGCTCGTGGATTGCTCTATCGCCACCAACCTTATGAGCACTCATACCCACATTGCTGGCGCTGTCACACCGCACTTATCTATTACGCACAACCATCGTGGTATATCCGCACCACTTCAATTAAGGATGAACTCTTGCGTGAGAACGCAGCAACGAATTGGTATCCAGAAACGATTAAAACTGGTCGCTATGGTGATTGGCTCAATAACAATATTGACTGGGCGCTCTCTCGTAATCGCTATTGGGGCACTCCACTTCCTATTTGGAGATGTGAAAACAAGCATGAGGTATGTATCGAATCATTAGCTGATCTCGGTGCACGCGCTGGTCAAGAATTATCATCCCTTGATCCGCATCGTCCATTCGTCGATGACATAACTTTTGCCTGCACCGAATGCTCAGAAACCATGGTGCGTGTTCCTGAAGTAATTGATTGTTGGTATGACTCTGGTGCAATGCCATTTGCCCAGTGGGGTTATCCGCATCAAGAAGGCAGCAAAGAAAAATTCGAAGCCTCATACCCTGCCGATTTCATCTGCGAAGCAATTGATCAGACCCGTGGTTGGTTCTACACACTCATGACAATTGGAACTCTGGTCTTTGATAAATCATCCTATGAAAATGTTCTCTGCCTCGGCCACATCCTTGATAAAGATGGTCGCAAGATGAGTAAGCACCTAGGAAATGTTTTAGAGCCAATGGCACTGATGGATCAGCACGGCGCCGATGCAGTTCGTTGGTACATGTTGGCCGCAGGTTCGCCATGGTCTGCGCGTCGAGTTGGCCACGATGCCATTAGCGATGTTGTCAGAAAGACGCTTTTAACTTACTGGAACACAATCTCGTTTCACTCACTCTATGCACAAGCATCTAACTTTGATCTCTCTCAATCACCGCCGCGCAGCACTCGCCCTGTTATGGACCGTTGGATAATCTCTGAATTATCAATTCTCATTAACGAAGTGGAGTCATGTCTTAGCAACTTTGATTCACAAGGTGCTGGAAAAGTGCTGGCTCAATTTATTGACGATTTATCAAATTGGTATGTGCGTCGCTCACGACGTCGTTTCTGGGATGGCGATGTCGCAGCTCTTGCAACCTTGCACGAATGTCTTTCAACTCTCACACAATTACTTGCTCCGATGGTTCCGTTTATCTCAGAGCATGTCTGGCAAGAACTTGTGCGACCAGTAGATCCAACAGTTGCTGATTCAGTTCACTTATCTGATTTCCCTGTTGCTAACCCTTCAGATATCGACACACAACTATCTGCTCAAGTTGGGCTCACTCGCAGAATTGTTGAATTAGGAAGAGCTGCTCGCGCCGAATCTGGAATTAAGATTCGCCAACCACTGCAACGAGCACTCATCGCAGCAAGTGGCTGGGCAGCATTGCCAGCAGATATGCGCGAACAAATAGCTGATGAGTTAAACGTGGCCGACCTTGCAGATATTGCAGATGCCGATGGCGATCTCGTTGATATTTCAGTTAAAGCAAACTTTCGAACACTTGGTGCCAAATTTGGTGGGCAAGTGCAGGAAATCTCCAAAGCAATTGCTGCGATGGATGCCACAACATTGGTAAAGACACTTCGGGCCAAGGGCAGTGCAGATGTTGCCACCTGGAGTATCGAATTAGATGATCTGGTTATCACTGAAGTGCCTCGCACTGGATGGATGGTTGCTAGCCATGAAGCAGAGAGCGTGGCGCTAGATCTAACGCTAACTCCTGAATTAATTGCTGCTGGAAATGTGCGAGAGGTAATTAGATTTATTCAAGAAGCCCGAAAAACAAATGGCTTTGATATTTCAGATCGCATTCGTATTTCGTGGAACGCACCCGATGAGATTGCTAACGCCGTCGATGCTGCCCGCGATCACATCAGCGCTGAAGTTTTAGCTACTGAATTTACTCGAGATGCCGGCTTAGCAACTCTTGAGGGCGAACTTGGTTTTAATGCGAAGTTGCAAAAGAGTTAA
- a CDS encoding YggT family protein, giving the protein MLRIGSILHLILQLFLFALLGRLIVDYVRMFKPAWRPSGPILFLVEAIYAITDRPMNFVRRFIPPLRLGGVSLDLSFIVLFFAIQMLMPLVLLI; this is encoded by the coding sequence ATGTTACGTATCGGTTCGATACTTCATTTAATACTGCAATTATTTCTCTTTGCTCTACTTGGACGTTTAATTGTGGATTATGTGCGGATGTTTAAACCGGCATGGCGACCAAGCGGACCTATTTTGTTCTTGGTTGAAGCAATCTATGCAATTACAGATCGTCCTATGAACTTTGTACGTAGATTTATTCCACCTCTTCGCTTAGGTGGAGTTTCACTTGATTTATCCTTCATTGTATTGTTCTTTGCAATACAGATGTTGATGCCTTTAGTTCTACTTATTTAA
- a CDS encoding cell division protein SepF — MSNAMRRVANYLGLVDDPEIASSAEASAARVPDVRIRTREARHVSSVATHDVAPQLELPTLDRIITLHPRFYNEARTIGEHYRLGNPVIINLTDMDESERKRLVDFASGLVFGHHGTIERVTSKVFLLSPANVKVSSEDKAAAAEASFFNQS, encoded by the coding sequence ATGTCGAATGCAATGCGCCGTGTCGCAAACTACCTTGGTTTAGTTGATGATCCAGAAATCGCGAGTTCAGCGGAAGCTTCTGCTGCTCGCGTTCCCGATGTTCGTATTCGCACACGCGAAGCGCGTCACGTATCAAGTGTTGCCACACATGATGTCGCTCCACAATTAGAACTTCCAACACTTGATCGCATCATTACTTTACATCCACGTTTTTATAACGAAGCCCGCACAATCGGTGAGCACTATCGTCTTGGTAATCCAGTCATCATTAATTTAACTGACATGGATGAATCAGAACGTAAACGCCTTGTAGATTTTGCAAGTGGACTTGTATTTGGTCACCACGGAACAATCGAACGTGTGACTTCAAAAGTTTTCCTACTCTCACCTGCAAATGTCAAGGTAAGTAGCGAAGACAAAGCAGCAGCTGCTGAAGCAAGTTTCTTCAACCAGAGCTGA
- a CDS encoding YggS family pyridoxal phosphate-dependent enzyme: protein MTSRYEEIASNLAIVQDKIVAAAKSAQRGSDEITLIAVTKTFPISDVHILASLNVHHYGENRDGDAAPKASAVPGTWHFQGQIQSNKLKSIASWANVIHSLDELRHIQALDKVAAHRIGVFLQVSLDGAQGRGGAQPSDLSELADAVVGSAHLDLMGLMAVAPLDVSSDQAFEKLALIYSDFKASYPAAKYLSAGMSNDFESAIIHGATHIRVGSSILGSRPSPQ from the coding sequence ATGACTTCACGCTATGAAGAAATTGCGAGCAATTTAGCGATTGTCCAAGACAAGATTGTTGCTGCTGCCAAATCTGCACAACGAGGTAGCGATGAAATTACTCTAATTGCAGTAACAAAAACTTTTCCAATCAGTGATGTGCATATATTGGCAAGTTTAAATGTTCACCATTATGGTGAAAATCGAGATGGCGATGCGGCTCCAAAGGCGTCTGCTGTTCCGGGTACATGGCATTTTCAAGGGCAGATTCAGAGTAATAAATTAAAATCAATCGCATCGTGGGCCAATGTGATTCATTCACTAGATGAACTTCGACATATTCAGGCGTTAGATAAAGTTGCGGCACATCGCATCGGAGTTTTCTTACAAGTTTCACTAGATGGCGCACAAGGTCGAGGCGGTGCGCAGCCTTCGGATTTATCAGAGCTAGCCGATGCCGTCGTGGGCTCTGCCCACCTTGATCTGATGGGGCTCATGGCCGTTGCCCCACTTGATGTCAGCAGCGATCAAGCATTTGAAAAATTGGCCTTGATTTACAGTGATTTCAAGGCTTCTTACCCTGCAGCAAAGTACTTATCTGCTGGCATGAGTAATGACTTTGAATCGGCAATTATCCACGGTGCGACACATATTCGAGTTGGCAGTTCAATCCTCGGTTCCCGCCCATCACCCCAGTAA
- the pgeF gene encoding peptidoglycan editing factor PgeF: MSFTFFTDRLGGYSQGDFSSLNLALHVEDDAKTVARNREVIEQAHGKTVYMNQVHGNNVEVISKATDQVLTCDGLVTNVAGLTLAVLVADCIPLLLSSQNVVAAVHVGRRGLINGVAAKSLAIMRELGADEITATLGPSICGPCYEVDQATYDQVIATHPGAACKTSTGTPALDLPAALVADLAKLSIQCVVDSRCTREDEDLFSYRKSHRTGRQAGLIRL, translated from the coding sequence GTGAGCTTTACATTCTTTACAGATCGCCTTGGTGGATACAGCCAAGGCGATTTTTCTTCCCTTAATTTAGCGCTGCATGTAGAAGATGATGCCAAGACTGTTGCACGCAACAGAGAAGTAATTGAGCAGGCTCATGGCAAAACCGTTTACATGAATCAAGTGCACGGAAATAACGTTGAAGTGATTTCTAAGGCTACGGATCAAGTTCTCACATGCGATGGCTTGGTCACAAATGTTGCTGGCCTAACGCTTGCAGTCTTGGTTGCAGATTGCATTCCATTATTGCTATCTAGTCAGAACGTGGTGGCAGCCGTTCATGTGGGAAGACGAGGGTTGATAAATGGTGTTGCCGCAAAGAGTCTGGCCATCATGCGCGAACTAGGGGCGGATGAAATCACGGCAACTCTGGGACCATCTATTTGTGGTCCGTGTTATGAAGTGGATCAAGCTACTTATGATCAAGTCATAGCAACTCATCCAGGTGCAGCATGTAAAACCTCAACTGGAACTCCTGCATTAGATCTGCCCGCAGCACTTGTTGCAGATCTGGCAAAACTTTCAATTCAGTGCGTTGTTGATTCTCGTTGCACGCGAGAAGATGAGGACCTATTTTCCTATCGCAAATCCCATCGCACCGGTCGTCAGGCAGGTTTAATTAGGTTATGA
- the ftsZ gene encoding cell division protein FtsZ, protein MASPQNYLAVIKVVGIGGGGVNAINRMIDVGLKGVEFIAINTDAQHLLMSDADVKLDIGRKSTRGLGAGAAPEKGREAALDHIDEIEEILRGADMVFVTAGEGGGTGTGGAPVVAKIAREIGALTIGVVTKPFSFEGKIRTAQADEGIEALRSEVDTLIVIPNDRLLAISDRSITAVDAFKSADQVLLSGVQGITEIITQPGLINLDFADVKTVMTGAGSALMGIGSARGENRAIRAAELAISSPLLEASIDGAMGVLLSVAGGSDLGLFEINEACELVQAAAHPNAKIIFGTTIDDALGDEVRITVIAAGFDGGEPKKVSVPVINAATLAGNANPVASNDPLAVALDLESDFTPRPRVTFEELVAEDEIDVPDFMK, encoded by the coding sequence GTGGCTTCACCGCAGAATTATTTAGCTGTCATCAAAGTAGTTGGTATTGGTGGCGGTGGAGTTAATGCAATCAATCGAATGATTGATGTCGGACTCAAAGGCGTCGAGTTCATTGCAATTAATACAGATGCACAACATTTGTTAATGAGTGATGCCGATGTGAAATTAGATATTGGTCGCAAGTCAACTCGTGGACTTGGTGCAGGAGCTGCGCCAGAAAAAGGTCGCGAGGCAGCACTAGATCACATTGATGAAATTGAAGAAATTTTGCGCGGTGCAGATATGGTTTTTGTTACTGCAGGTGAAGGTGGCGGAACCGGTACTGGTGGTGCACCAGTGGTTGCAAAGATTGCACGCGAAATCGGCGCGCTAACAATTGGCGTTGTTACAAAGCCATTTAGTTTTGAAGGAAAGATTCGCACAGCTCAAGCAGATGAAGGTATCGAAGCGCTTCGCTCTGAAGTAGATACTCTTATTGTTATTCCAAATGATCGCTTGCTTGCAATCTCAGATCGTTCAATTACTGCAGTAGATGCTTTCAAGAGTGCAGATCAAGTTTTGCTCTCCGGTGTTCAAGGAATTACAGAGATCATTACACAACCAGGATTAATCAACCTTGACTTTGCGGATGTGAAAACTGTTATGACTGGCGCAGGATCAGCCCTTATGGGAATTGGTTCAGCCCGTGGTGAAAATCGCGCAATCCGTGCAGCCGAGTTAGCAATTTCCAGTCCGCTATTAGAAGCATCTATAGATGGCGCTATGGGAGTTCTACTCTCTGTGGCCGGCGGTTCTGATTTAGGTTTGTTTGAGATAAATGAAGCGTGCGAATTAGTTCAGGCAGCTGCTCATCCCAATGCAAAGATCATCTTTGGTACAACTATCGATGACGCTCTCGGTGATGAAGTTCGCATTACTGTCATCGCAGCAGGTTTTGATGGGGGAGAACCTAAGAAGGTTTCTGTGCCTGTTATCAACGCTGCGACATTAGCTGGTAACGCTAACCCTGTTGCAAGCAATGATCCACTGGCTGTGGCACTAGATCTTGAATCAGACTTCACTCCTCGTCCTCGCGTTACCTTCGAAGAGCTTGTCGCCGAAGATGAAATTGATGTCCCAGATTTCATGAAATAA
- a CDS encoding cell division protein FtsQ/DivIB, which produces MPRLVKILISAVVVAVLAYLLGWSSVFTVKKVEFNGVTNPVEILAVEKKIGKLDAIKLARIEPRQMAKTIESISWVKSADVSRNWFSSSVTISIDPRVPIGVFAGRYIDSAGVVFDPIGTSAEVPRVDAPNTEIGLLAIELFTSLPEDFRQNVTSLRATSAADFTMAIKGPQKALILRFGSADDKELKIKVFKALAALDENKNISTIDVSAPHAPIVK; this is translated from the coding sequence ATGCCACGTCTTGTAAAGATCTTAATCAGCGCTGTGGTGGTTGCAGTACTTGCCTATCTCTTGGGTTGGTCATCAGTATTTACGGTCAAGAAAGTTGAGTTCAACGGAGTTACTAACCCAGTAGAAATCCTGGCAGTTGAGAAAAAAATCGGAAAATTAGATGCAATCAAACTCGCCCGAATCGAACCTCGCCAAATGGCAAAGACAATTGAAAGCATTAGTTGGGTTAAAAGCGCCGATGTATCTAGAAATTGGTTTTCAAGTTCAGTAACAATCTCAATAGATCCACGAGTACCAATTGGAGTTTTTGCTGGTCGCTATATTGATTCAGCCGGTGTTGTATTTGACCCCATTGGAACAAGTGCAGAGGTTCCAAGGGTTGATGCCCCAAATACAGAGATCGGCTTGCTCGCCATTGAACTCTTCACATCGCTGCCCGAAGATTTTCGCCAGAATGTAACCTCACTTCGTGCCACTTCGGCCGCTGATTTCACCATGGCAATCAAGGGTCCGCAAAAAGCCTTGATACTTCGCTTTGGAAGTGCAGATGACAAAGAGCTAAAAATCAAAGTATTTAAAGCACTTGCAGCCCTTGATGAAAATAAAAACATTTCAACAATCGATGTTTCGGCACCACATGCACCGATTGTTAAGTAA
- the murC gene encoding UDP-N-acetylmuramate--L-alanine ligase, with the protein MFSLSELSTKKLHFIGIGGAGMSGLARIALTHGAHVSGSDEKDSSVLAALAALGAKVFSSHDASHIDGADLVIYSNAISKSNPERVQATQLGIPLYTRAQALALLMSESISIAVAGTHGKTTTSSMLTVALQACGADPSFAIGGTLSASGSNAHRGTGKYFVAEADESDGSFVEYKPFGAIVTNVEHDHVDFFATAADVTAAFHEFARTILPDGFLVYCADDLGSGALGQSVEKILTISYGENANSDLRIDHIELAAKSSRARALWKGTSIGHLEMNVPGRHNINNAAAALAVGLHLGLPAAALLAGLASFSGTGRRFELKGTVHGIRVLDDYGHHPTEIRVTLDAARRYAGDGKVLVIFQPHRYSRTQAFMSDFATSLSLADSVILLEVYAASEKPIAGVSSEVIAEHMSNGTYIPNFVDATDAIIEMAKPGDVIMTLGAGDVSSLGPIIVDGLTKRFPNK; encoded by the coding sequence ATGTTTTCACTCTCCGAACTTTCCACTAAAAAACTTCACTTTATTGGAATCGGTGGAGCGGGAATGAGCGGCCTAGCGCGCATCGCACTTACCCATGGCGCCCACGTCAGTGGATCCGATGAAAAAGATTCTTCAGTGCTCGCCGCTTTGGCAGCATTGGGAGCGAAGGTTTTTTCATCTCATGACGCTTCGCACATCGATGGTGCCGACCTTGTTATTTATTCAAATGCAATTTCTAAGAGTAATCCTGAGCGAGTTCAAGCCACACAATTAGGTATTCCTCTTTACACACGCGCGCAGGCACTTGCTCTACTTATGAGTGAATCAATTAGCATCGCTGTGGCAGGCACACATGGCAAAACAACTACATCTTCGATGCTCACAGTTGCTCTGCAAGCATGCGGCGCGGACCCATCCTTTGCAATCGGTGGCACTTTGAGTGCATCTGGCTCAAATGCACATAGAGGCACTGGAAAATACTTTGTGGCAGAAGCAGATGAATCCGATGGTTCTTTCGTGGAATACAAACCATTTGGTGCAATCGTGACAAATGTTGAACACGATCACGTTGATTTCTTTGCAACAGCTGCAGATGTGACTGCAGCATTTCATGAGTTTGCTCGCACCATCTTACCAGATGGTTTTTTGGTCTATTGCGCAGATGATCTGGGGTCGGGCGCATTGGGCCAATCAGTGGAGAAAATTCTTACTATTTCCTACGGAGAAAACGCTAATAGTGATTTACGCATTGATCACATTGAATTGGCCGCAAAAAGCTCTCGTGCCCGTGCGTTGTGGAAGGGTACGTCTATTGGGCACTTAGAAATGAATGTGCCTGGGCGACACAATATTAATAATGCTGCTGCAGCCCTGGCAGTTGGTTTACACCTTGGGTTACCTGCTGCAGCTTTGCTTGCCGGACTCGCTTCATTTTCTGGAACCGGTCGACGTTTTGAACTAAAGGGAACCGTTCATGGCATACGAGTTCTAGATGATTATGGACATCACCCCACTGAAATTCGGGTAACACTTGATGCTGCGCGCAGATATGCAGGCGATGGCAAAGTACTCGTTATTTTTCAACCTCATCGCTATTCGCGCACTCAAGCATTTATGTCTGACTTTGCAACTTCGCTCAGCCTTGCCGATTCAGTTATTTTGTTAGAGGTCTATGCAGCCAGTGAAAAACCCATTGCAGGTGTTAGTTCAGAAGTAATTGCAGAGCACATGTCTAACGGAACGTATATTCCTAATTTTGTTGATGCCACAGATGCAATTATCGAAATGGCAAAACCAGGAGATGTCATCATGACACTCGGCGCCGGAGATGTGTCATCACTTGGTCCCATCATCGTTGATGGATTAACAAAACGATTCCCAAACAAGTAG